GATTTCTCCACTCGTTCGAATAAGCAGGTCTGGATCTTTTAAATCTTTTGTCATTAAATAACTTGAAAATACTTCTTCGTTTAAATCACTCTCATCTAGTATTCCATTCTGGACATCATTTAAGACATGCTTCATAGAATCGATGATTTCTGACCGGCTGCCGTAGTTCAATGCAAAGTTAAGGATAAGCCCGTCATTGTGCCTGGTTGCATCCATGGCCTTTTTAACGGCTGTTTTCGTATGGACTGGCAAGGCTTCCGGAGACCCCATCATCTTCACCTGAACATTTTCTTCAACCAATTCGGGAAGAAACGTCCCGAGAAATTCCTCTGGTAATTTCATAAGGAACTCGACTTCCATTTTAGGGCGTTTCCAGTTCTCTGTAGAAAAAGCATATAGGGTCAAGGCTTCGAGTCCCAGTTCATTTGCCAATTTGGTAATCCTGCGGACACACTTCATGCCTTCATGGTGTCCTGCAACCCTTGGCAACGCCCTTTTTTTGGCCCATCGTCCATTACCATCCATTATGATCGCTATATGACCCGGAATCGGGTGTTTTAATAATTCCTGAAATCGATCATCCACTTCCTCGGAAGTTTGCTGTCGTTTCCATTGCTTAAGCTTGTTTAGCATAAAAAATCCTCCACCAACAATCCAAAAAATATTTACCTTTACTATCATATCAAAAAACAAGGAAGATATCTTTAAGAAAATAGATTATGTATATTCATATAAATATTCAGGTCGTTTTTCCAGGTCGTTCGCCCAAACACGCCCTGAACAAAACGATCCTCAGAGAAAAGGAATGCTATGTCTGGCCTTCTATTAAAACAAAGGGACCGGCCCATAAGGAATATGAGTTCACTTACAGGACAGCCCCGAATGATTCGTTTATGAAAGATTACACTTCCAGCATTTCTTGTTCTTTATCTTTTGCAATGTTATCAATTTTGACGATACTTTCATCCGTCGCTTTTTGAACATCATCAGAGTAGCCACGAAGATCATCTTCAGTGATGTCACCGTTCTTCTCTTTTTTCTTCAATTCATCGTTAGCATCACGACGAATATTACGGATGGCGACCTTAGCATCTTCCGCTTCTTTTTTGAC
The DNA window shown above is from Rossellomorea vietnamensis and carries:
- a CDS encoding isoprenyl transferase, yielding MLNKLKQWKRQQTSEEVDDRFQELLKHPIPGHIAIIMDGNGRWAKKRALPRVAGHHEGMKCVRRITKLANELGLEALTLYAFSTENWKRPKMEVEFLMKLPEEFLGTFLPELVEENVQVKMMGSPEALPVHTKTAVKKAMDATRHNDGLILNFALNYGSRSEIIDSMKHVLNDVQNGILDESDLNEEVFSSYLMTKDLKDPDLLIRTSGEIRLSNFMLWQLAYTEFFFTDVLWPDFGKEHLVEAIEAYQGRSRRFGGLQSEES